The following proteins are co-located in the Dyadobacter chenwenxiniae genome:
- a CDS encoding leucine-rich repeat domain-containing protein has product MKAILSALICMCVQTAYAQTKVLSSKNVEKEGIDNIKLANEYANAEPSMLTEVMKKASLIIASAFPENPNPGISVFTQIYVNESGSLDYLIFDLRTGEGYNKDSLDEHARYAFLTGFDGWKVSKPGKKFSVVAMRTIGKQPVVRDVRRGDSVVIDLKTALVFQDTLKIKRLHLNQLELKTLPDVIYRFPNLTELYLGDNELKAVSIDMKRLPRLAQLHLQKNQLTENGLKLTANKTLTLLNLKENKCKDIPNAVRKSKKLATLWLGGNELSGLSNRSFRKLKQVRDLNFYKSDIALLPKGIKKMKNLEVLDLYYNKLETLPGSITNLKKLTHMAISYNQIKALPERIDKLNKIHTLYAHHNRLSKLPSGITRMQNLKILDLGFNWFTDFPQELTAFVKLQELDLSSNNFPDFPEQLLEIKQLEKLYLRGNPFVKDDAEKKYSRQLGQLKSKNIEVFY; this is encoded by the coding sequence ATGAAAGCTATTTTATCTGCATTGATCTGCATGTGCGTACAAACCGCGTATGCACAAACCAAGGTTTTATCCTCCAAAAATGTTGAGAAAGAAGGCATTGACAATATCAAGCTAGCCAACGAATACGCGAACGCCGAGCCGTCCATGTTGACAGAGGTCATGAAAAAGGCCAGCCTGATCATTGCTTCGGCATTTCCTGAAAATCCCAACCCCGGGATCTCCGTATTTACCCAAATATATGTCAATGAGTCCGGAAGCCTGGATTATCTCATTTTCGACTTGCGTACGGGGGAAGGATACAACAAGGATTCACTTGATGAGCACGCGAGATATGCGTTTCTGACCGGATTCGACGGTTGGAAGGTTTCCAAACCAGGTAAGAAATTTTCGGTTGTAGCCATGAGAACCATTGGCAAACAACCCGTTGTGCGTGATGTCCGTCGAGGAGACAGCGTTGTGATTGATCTCAAAACGGCGCTTGTTTTTCAGGATACGTTGAAAATCAAGCGACTGCATTTAAACCAGTTGGAGTTAAAAACATTGCCGGATGTCATTTACCGGTTTCCAAATTTAACTGAACTTTATCTGGGTGATAATGAGTTAAAAGCCGTTAGCATTGATATGAAACGTCTGCCGAGACTGGCACAACTGCATTTGCAGAAAAACCAGCTTACGGAAAACGGATTGAAGCTGACTGCGAACAAGACATTAACATTGCTGAACCTGAAAGAAAACAAATGCAAAGACATTCCGAATGCCGTCCGGAAGTCTAAAAAGCTCGCAACGCTTTGGCTCGGTGGTAATGAATTGTCCGGGCTATCCAATCGCAGTTTCCGCAAATTAAAGCAGGTTCGCGACCTTAATTTTTATAAATCCGACATTGCGCTTCTGCCAAAAGGCATCAAAAAAATGAAGAACCTGGAAGTGCTGGACCTTTATTATAACAAACTGGAAACGTTGCCGGGCAGCATTACCAACCTGAAAAAACTGACGCACATGGCCATTTCCTACAACCAGATCAAAGCACTGCCTGAACGCATTGACAAGTTAAACAAGATTCACACGCTATATGCCCATCACAATCGGCTAAGCAAGCTTCCTTCTGGTATAACCAGGATGCAAAACCTCAAAATCCTGGATCTGGGTTTTAACTGGTTTACAGATTTCCCGCAAGAACTGACTGCATTTGTAAAATTGCAGGAACTGGACCTTTCTTCAAACAATTTCCCCGATTTTCCCGAGCAGCTTTTGGAGATAAAGCAATTGGAAAAGCTCTATCTCCGGGGTAACCCGTTTGTTAAAGACGATGCCGAGAAAAAATACAGCAGACAGCTCGGGCAGCTGAAAAGCAAGAATATTGAGGTCTTTTATTGA
- a CDS encoding polyprenyl synthetase family protein — translation MTLSIKEIQVPIADEMKAFEQKFRQFMKSDVMLLDQIMNYIVRRKGKQLRPMFVFLSAGVCGQISESTHRGGALIELLHTATLVHDDVVDDSNYRRGFFSVNALWKNKIAVLVGDYLLSRGLLLSVDHGEFDILKIVSTAVRELSEGELLQIEKARRLDINEEVYYQIIKQKTASLIASCCAVGASSVGATADIVKRMHAFGEKVGMAFQIKDDLFDYGEDEIGKPLGIDIKEKKMTLPLIYALNKASWLEKRKIINIIRNESHKPKKVSEVIAFVKDSGGLGYAQQVMQRYVEEARALLYEFAESPYRHSLEQLVQYTIERSK, via the coding sequence ATGACCCTTTCAATAAAGGAAATTCAGGTCCCGATTGCAGATGAAATGAAAGCTTTTGAGCAGAAGTTTCGTCAGTTTATGAAAAGTGATGTAATGCTGCTGGACCAGATCATGAATTACATCGTTCGCCGCAAAGGCAAGCAGCTCCGGCCCATGTTTGTGTTTCTCTCTGCCGGTGTGTGCGGCCAAATCTCCGAATCGACTCACCGGGGCGGCGCGCTCATCGAACTGCTTCATACGGCTACGCTCGTGCATGACGATGTAGTAGACGATTCTAATTACCGCCGCGGCTTTTTCTCTGTCAATGCATTGTGGAAGAACAAAATAGCCGTGCTTGTGGGTGATTATTTGCTTTCAAGAGGGCTTCTTCTTTCGGTGGATCACGGTGAGTTTGATATATTAAAAATCGTCTCAACTGCGGTTAGAGAGCTAAGTGAAGGGGAGTTACTGCAAATAGAAAAAGCGCGCAGGCTGGACATTAACGAGGAGGTTTATTATCAGATCATTAAACAGAAAACAGCCTCGCTCATTGCATCCTGCTGTGCTGTCGGCGCCAGCTCTGTGGGTGCAACCGCAGACATTGTGAAGCGTATGCACGCTTTTGGCGAAAAGGTAGGCATGGCGTTCCAGATCAAAGACGACCTTTTCGACTACGGCGAAGACGAGATCGGTAAGCCGCTTGGCATCGACATCAAGGAAAAGAAAATGACGCTCCCGCTCATTTACGCACTGAATAAGGCGAGCTGGCTGGAAAAGAGAAAGATCATCAACATTATCCGCAACGAAAGCCACAAACCCAAGAAGGTTAGCGAAGTGATTGCGTTCGTTAAGGATTCAGGCGGCCTCGGTTATGCGCAGCAAGTTATGCAGCGTTATGTGGAAGAAGCCCGCGCGCTATTGTATGAATTTGCCGAATCACCGTACAGGCATTCCCTCGAACAGCTTGTTCAATATACGATTGAAAGAAGTAAGTAG